The genome window ACACGGCGTTCTCTGCTCTCACGCTCGACTTCCGAACGCATCCTGTGGACCTCTTCCTTCGCCTCAAGTACGGCTTCTCTCTTCTTCGCCTCAGCTTCTTTCTCTGCTTCTTCCACTATATGCTTAGCGGCGTCCTCGGCTGACGAGATCTTCGCCTCTGCAAGGAACTTCCGCATGAGGTAGCCAATGCCCATGGCCCCGGCGCCGATCAAAAGGTACGTCAGTAGCTGCATCCAAAGCTTGATATGAACCCACCTCCTCCGGTTTCCAGATTATCTCACGCACCATGCGTCCCAATGCAACAGAAGCCGAGCAGAAACTCGGCTTCAGACGGGCACATATCCAAACCTGCCCCACGTCAAACTGCAGTTTTGGAACTTGACCACACTTACGTTTCTTGCTCCCAGTGTTGATTCTATATGTAGTCCTGCATGACTGTCAAGGCAAACCCCAGGTGATACCCAGGCCAAGGCCGTTCATTCCCCGTGCCCGGAGAAAGCCCGCGCAGGTGGACTAAATGAACGCGCCCGCAGTAGTTCATTCCCCGTGCCCGGAGAAAGCCTCTCGGATAACCCTGGCAATGGTCTCCGTCGTGAACCCCCGCCGCTCCAGCATCCCTGCGACGTGCCGCTTGACCCTCTCAAGCGCGCGATCATCCCCAGCTGACGTGGGGCCTTCCGCCGCGATCTTGCGTCTCGCGATGGCCAAGGCCACGCCGAACTCGTCTCGCCCCTCGCACGCAGCGCGGGCGGAGGCTGCGGCAAGGTCGGGATCGAGCCCTCGAGAGGCGAGTCGCCGAGCAATCCCAAGGACACCCCACTGGCCGGATTCCGCATCGTACTCCGCCCACCTCTGGGCGGTCTTGGGGTCATCGAGATAACCCAGGCGGGTCATCTCCCTGACCACTTCATCGACATGGGAAGAGGAGAAGCCTCGCCGCTGGAGCGCCGCCCGAAGCTCCTGCTCCGTGCGCGCCCTTGCAGCAAGCATCGAATATGCCGCCTCCATCGCGCGGGCGAAGGTTCGTTCACTCCCTCGCCCGCGTGAGCCGCACGGCGTGTTCATTGCCTGCTTGTCCCGCTCTCGGCTGCAGCATCAGAGCCGGCGGGCCGTCCGGGCCGGACCAGGCCGATCGCCTCTCGGATCTTGGTCTCGATCTCCGCTGCAAGTTCGGGGTTGTTTCGCAGGAACTCCCGGGCGTTTTCCTTGCCCTGCCCGAGCCTCAGATCGCCGTAGGAGTACCATGTGCCACTCTTCGATATAACGCCGGTGGCATCGCCGATGTCGAGGATGGAACCTTCGCGGGATATGCCCAGACCGTATATGATGTCGAATTCCGCCTCCTTGAAAGGCGGCGCCACTTTGTTCTTGACCACCTTGGCACGGGTTCGGTTCCCTACATAGTCGGAGCCTTGCTTGAGAGACTCAACTCGTCTCACTTCTAGACGAATAGATGCGTAGAACTTCAGCGCCCGCCCACCCGGGGTCGTTTCGGGGTTGCCGAACATGACACCGACTTTCTCGCGGATCTGGTTTATGAAGATCACACACGCTCGGGATTTGGATATTGCTCCGGTGAGCTTACGAAGAGCCTGCGACATCAGCCTCGCCTGTAGGCCTACGTGGGAATCCCCCATCTCGCCTTCGATTTCGGACCTGGGCACCAAGGCTGCAACGGAGTCCACGACAATGACATCCACCGCGCCGCTTCGGACGAGGGCCTCGGTGATCTCGAGGGCCTGCTCGCCCGTGTCAGGCTGAGAGACCAGGAGGTTGTCGATGTCGACTCCTACCTTCTTCGCGTAGGCTGCGTCGAGAGCGTGCTCCGCATCGATGAACGCGGCTATGCCTCCGAGCTTCTGCGCCTCTGCAATGATGTGCAAGGCAACGGTCGTCTTGCCCGAAGACTCCGGCCCGAAGATCTCGGCTACTCTCCCCCTGGGCATACCGCCTACCCCGAGCGCAATGTCGAGTGACAACGCGCCGGTGGGTATGGTGTCCACAGCCGCCCCTATGGACTCGCCCAGCCTCATGATGGAGCCCTTTCCGAACTCTTTCTCGATCTGTGACAACGCTACCTCGAGCGCCTTATGCCTTTCACTCACCAGCTAGCCGCCTCCTTCTGGGTTGCCTGGTCCCAGCGGTATTATAGCACATATGTTCGGTGACGAGTAATCCCGAGGCCTACGACAAGGGAGCCTGGGCGAGGCAGGTGTAGATCGGGCCATCGGGGGTAAGCTTGCTCGCCATGACCCGCACAGTCTCGACCGGCATGACCCCAAACCGCCTTTGAGCGTTGCCCACGATGGCCTCGACGAGCTCGGGCCCAGGGGGAGGGAGCATCGCCCTTGACTCTGCCTATGGTTAGATGGGCCCTGAAGGGCTTGTCTTGCGGGGGGAATCCAGAGCCAACGGTCTCAGCTTCCACGGACTTCGCCAAAGCCTCCAGCTCTGCTCCGCCGCGGTCGATGCCCACCCACACCACCCGGGCCTTGCCCGGGTTCGGGAAAGCACCGAGCCCGATGAAGGACACTCTGAACTTGCTGTGCACAGCCGCAGCTCGCGCCACCGAATCAGAGAGAGCAGGAATTCGGTCCTCGGGAACATCCCCGAGGAACTTGAGGGTTATGTGAAGGTTCTGCCGCTCTACCCACTTGACGGGCCGAGTCCGGTGTCGGAGGTCGGATATGAAGTCTTCGATGGTCCCGACAACCCGGCCCTGGAGCGCAACAGCAATGAAAGCCCG of Bacillota bacterium contains these proteins:
- a CDS encoding recombination regulator RecX yields the protein MLAARARTEQELRAALQRRGFSSSHVDEVVREMTRLGYLDDPKTAQRWAEYDAESGQWGVLGIARRLASRGLDPDLAAASARAACEGRDEFGVALAIARRKIAAEGPTSAGDDRALERVKRHVAGMLERRGFTTETIARVIREAFSGHGE
- the recA gene encoding recombinase RecA, which encodes MVSERHKALEVALSQIEKEFGKGSIMRLGESIGAAVDTIPTGALSLDIALGVGGMPRGRVAEIFGPESSGKTTVALHIIAEAQKLGGIAAFIDAEHALDAAYAKKVGVDIDNLLVSQPDTGEQALEITEALVRSGAVDVIVVDSVAALVPRSEIEGEMGDSHVGLQARLMSQALRKLTGAISKSRACVIFINQIREKVGVMFGNPETTPGGRALKFYASIRLEVRRVESLKQGSDYVGNRTRAKVVKNKVAPPFKEAEFDIIYGLGISREGSILDIGDATGVISKSGTWYSYGDLRLGQGKENAREFLRNNPELAAEIETKIREAIGLVRPGRPAGSDAAAESGTSRQ